From a single Bacillus pumilus genomic region:
- the rpsL gene encoding 30S ribosomal protein S12: protein MPTINQLIRKGRVSKVENSKSPALNKGYNSFKKEHTNVTSPQKRGVCTRVGTMTPKKPNSALRKYARVRLSNLIEVTAYIPGIGHNLQEHSVVLIRGGRVKDLPGVRYHIVRGALDTAGVDGRMQGRSKYGTKRPKQSK, encoded by the coding sequence ATGCCTACAATTAATCAGCTAATACGCAAAGGACGCGTGAGTAAAGTTGAAAACTCAAAGTCTCCTGCACTTAACAAAGGATACAACAGTTTCAAAAAAGAGCACACTAACGTAACATCTCCACAGAAGCGCGGGGTTTGTACTCGTGTCGGTACAATGACACCGAAAAAACCAAACTCAGCACTACGTAAATATGCTCGTGTACGTTTGTCTAACCTGATTGAGGTAACAGCTTACATTCCTGGTATCGGACATAACCTACAAGAGCACAGTGTAGTACTTATCCGTGGCGGACGTGTAAAAGACTTACCGGGTGTACGTTACCACATCGTTCGTGGTGCGCTTGATACTGCCGGAGTTGACGGTCGTATGCAAGGACGTTCTAAATACGGAACAAAACGCCCTAAACAAAGCAAGTAA
- a CDS encoding 50S ribosomal protein L7ae-like protein: MSYDKVSQAQSIIIGTKQTVKALKRDSVKEIVVAKDADPALTASVTKLAQEKGVDILVVDSMKKLGKACGIEVGAAAVAIML, encoded by the coding sequence ATGTCTTATGATAAAGTATCACAGGCTCAATCCATTATTATTGGTACGAAGCAAACAGTAAAAGCTCTGAAACGAGATTCAGTAAAGGAAATCGTCGTAGCGAAAGATGCTGATCCTGCTTTAACAGCTAGTGTAACAAAACTAGCGCAAGAGAAGGGTGTAGACATTTTAGTGGTAGATTCCATGAAAAAGCTCGGCAAAGCCTGCGGAATTGAGGTTGGGGCAGCAGCTGTTGCCATTATGTTATAG